A genomic region of Cloacibacillus sp. contains the following coding sequences:
- a CDS encoding YjbH domain-containing protein, producing MRKLLYSLFIIFISAAAAAAASPSNTGFTGLWEYPTAEVPGDGAGWIHYSRYSPYRTYAADLGLFPWLEFNLRLTEYENDAAKVSDAFGYYKDKGLDLKLLLAEQEGFRPALAAGVIDIMGTELRKGYFGAATWRYKNAAVTVGYGSDMYNGFYGGLSWSPLEWLEFKAEYSPMDYTRERVSGVLIHPKEANSKFNYGVVLKAKCGLMGSLSYQRGEELCFGVSYAYDLSRPIFGGKHPPKPGEANSKDWDSCDIRKLTADLQETLGARGFGLRNVVVLAGDKTIHAAFENIGYASQTQAVARAIITASRNIPWDTESFTCAVMVRGAPVSCVSLNQEQMSLIRMDKFRAFDIERRSFSWAEKTKYGTPPGTKWDVMAGPGESRRNGWGEIRAALAFEPRIDKQLDKMPFMARTDIDWIAQLRSSQGWSAYLKVRQPLHNNVEIWWEPEMNDTTRIWKGVLSYLYKFDKNIWALGEFGYLDENYFGGNLWGRYYIPQTNLWAGGRLSATKEREYDSFGGIPEYKRNYYYDYSKREYVTLYLPQNGDNGWNLSWWIEGGYHDSTYNADLTARYGKFVDGDKGYRLDAVRNWDSARVGFYYTDTDRKTTGKSFTDAGMILHLPLSAWYDGHASNTYWDEEFTMLSTFRLFAGKMPGAWQTPEALVGELQPERLYQEVGDQIERLCLQMKGDEALQEEPAKAYGFVDYLTGKWRRDIAITDE from the coding sequence TTGCGAAAACTTTTATATAGTCTTTTTATCATATTTATCAGCGCGGCGGCGGCAGCGGCCGCCAGCCCCTCTAATACCGGCTTCACCGGGCTATGGGAATATCCTACGGCGGAGGTCCCCGGAGACGGCGCCGGATGGATACATTACAGCCGTTACTCCCCATACCGAACGTACGCGGCGGATCTCGGCCTCTTTCCCTGGCTGGAATTCAATCTGCGCCTTACGGAATACGAGAACGATGCCGCGAAGGTTTCCGACGCCTTCGGATATTACAAGGACAAGGGACTTGATCTAAAGCTGCTGCTGGCGGAGCAGGAGGGCTTTCGTCCAGCGCTGGCCGCCGGAGTTATCGACATTATGGGTACGGAGCTCCGCAAGGGATATTTCGGGGCGGCTACTTGGAGATACAAAAACGCCGCCGTCACGGTGGGATACGGCAGCGATATGTACAACGGCTTTTACGGCGGCCTCTCCTGGAGTCCGCTGGAATGGCTTGAGTTCAAAGCGGAATACAGCCCTATGGACTACACAAGGGAGCGCGTGAGCGGCGTATTGATACACCCGAAGGAGGCAAACTCAAAATTTAACTACGGCGTCGTGCTGAAGGCAAAATGCGGGCTGATGGGAAGCCTCAGCTATCAGCGCGGCGAGGAGCTCTGTTTCGGCGTCAGCTACGCCTACGACCTCAGCCGTCCCATTTTCGGCGGGAAGCACCCGCCAAAACCGGGCGAGGCCAACAGCAAAGACTGGGACAGCTGCGATATCAGGAAATTGACCGCCGATCTCCAGGAGACGCTGGGGGCACGTGGCTTTGGACTGCGTAACGTCGTCGTCTTAGCCGGCGACAAGACGATACACGCAGCCTTCGAAAATATCGGTTACGCCTCGCAGACGCAGGCCGTCGCGCGCGCGATAATCACCGCCTCACGCAATATCCCGTGGGACACGGAGTCATTCACCTGCGCGGTCATGGTGCGCGGAGCGCCGGTCTCCTGCGTAAGTCTGAATCAGGAACAAATGTCCCTGATAAGAATGGATAAATTCCGCGCGTTCGACATAGAACGACGCTCCTTCAGCTGGGCAGAGAAGACAAAATACGGAACGCCTCCCGGAACGAAGTGGGATGTGATGGCCGGCCCCGGCGAGAGCCGCAGAAACGGCTGGGGTGAGATCCGCGCCGCGCTTGCCTTTGAACCGCGCATAGACAAACAGCTCGACAAAATGCCCTTTATGGCGCGCACTGACATCGACTGGATCGCGCAGCTGCGTTCATCGCAGGGCTGGTCCGCATACTTAAAGGTACGCCAGCCGCTGCACAATAATGTGGAGATCTGGTGGGAACCGGAGATGAACGACACGACGCGCATCTGGAAGGGAGTCCTGAGTTATCTCTATAAATTCGATAAAAACATCTGGGCGCTCGGGGAATTCGGATACCTTGATGAAAACTATTTCGGCGGAAACCTCTGGGGCCGGTATTACATTCCGCAGACAAACCTCTGGGCTGGAGGCCGCCTCTCCGCGACCAAAGAACGCGAATATGACTCCTTCGGCGGCATCCCAGAATATAAGAGAAATTATTACTATGATTATTCAAAGAGGGAATATGTAACGCTCTACCTGCCGCAGAACGGCGATAACGGCTGGAACCTCTCATGGTGGATCGAGGGCGGCTATCACGACTCAACCTATAACGCCGACCTTACGGCCCGCTACGGGAAATTCGTCGACGGAGACAAAGGATACCGGCTTGACGCCGTGAGAAACTGGGACTCGGCGCGCGTCGGATTTTATTACACCGATACGGACAGAAAGACGACAGGCAAAAGCTTTACAGACGCCGGAATGATACTGCATCTGCCGCTGTCGGCCTGGTATGACGGCCACGCGAGCAATACCTACTGGGATGAGGAATTTACCATGCTGTCGACATTCAGGCTATTCGCCGGCAAGATGCCGGGAGCCTGGCAGACGCCGGAGGCACTCGTCGGAGAGCTTCAGCCGGAGAGGCTGTATCAGGAGGTCGGCGATCAGATTGAAAGGCTTTGCCTCCAGATGAAGGGAGACGAGGCTTTGCAGGAAGAACCGGCTAAGGCATACGGCTTCGTTGATTACCTCACCGGGAAATGGCGCAGGGATATAGCTATAACTGACGAGTGA